CTGCTCAGATTTTCTCGAAGTTGCTCTTGTCGGCGCCGCACAGGGGGCAGACCCAGTCATCGGGCAGATCGGCAAAGGCGGTGCCCGGGGCGATGCCGGCGCCGGCATCGCCTTCGGCGGGGTCATAGATGTAATCGCAGATGATGCAACGGTACTTGTCCATGGGGTCATACTCCTTGGGATGAAATGGTCTCGCGGAAAAAAACACTTCTGCTATTCTAGACGATTTGCCAAAGGCGGCAAGGGGGCAAGAAAAAAGGCGAACGCCGCGGCATTCGCCCTTTTTCTTCGGTTCATGGAGCGCGCACGTTTCAGGCCATTTCCAGAACCGCGCGCACGGTCTTCTCGATGCCCTCGGCCGCCTCGCTGATGCGTCCGGCGAGCATATAGGCCGGGGTGGAG
The window above is part of the Geoalkalibacter sp. genome. Proteins encoded here:
- the rd gene encoding rubredoxin — its product is MDKYRCIICDYIYDPAEGDAGAGIAPGTAFADLPDDWVCPLCGADKSNFEKI